Proteins encoded by one window of Tubulanus polymorphus chromosome 7, tnTubPoly1.2, whole genome shotgun sequence:
- the LOC141908058 gene encoding uncharacterized protein LOC141908058 isoform X1: MRGKKLKPVDGMDSKWIAVIVYFFTMMATIFCFFVTTFCGRWRRKGQIGHDINHSEKSDRSSFRDVRNDVWYRFYDKEFLSIEKKVKQWARKNDIHKSDLPDHDFNIPLKFWKVRPLVTEIAMQKILLGPLVGRMSASTKADDIEEMLSAELQYFYETLNIDVLNKNGMLLLEPTEKTVDEYIKRKSQDELVNVTGNGDKIKNILDLSGDHLEIPQNTDPRKCLCINWKNALIYLEDTFHAEIDRNLEELTRQAEMELKKAGESVTGQSTLTSRMENMLKEAIWVVNGCATELLKARKIHHLKYTKSYIEEHARNAIGEAIEINKARMRTLLFGYVHQNCDKNFTFSAENASSYIRQRLQSHTEALIKQIDEENIGADESLVIITKQITSICEKEIDDLKSKPVDEMKKTKIVHKKLL, from the exons ATGCGAGGAAAAAAGCTTAAACCGGTTGACG GGATGGATTCCAAATGGATTGCTGTTATTGTATACTTTTTTACCATGATGGCAACGATATTTTGCTTTTTCGTGACCACTTTCTGTGGTCGATGGCGACGAAAAGGTCAAATCG GTCATGACATTAATCACAGCGAAAAAT caGACCGGTCGTCATTTAGGGACGTACGTAATGATGTTTGGTATCGGTTTTACGATAAAG aattcctatcaattgaaaaaaaggTAAAACAGTGGGCACGTAAGAATGACATTCACAAGTCGGATCTACCTG atcatgattttaatatTCCGCTCAAATTCTGGAAAGTGAGGCCTCTCGTTACAGAAATTG CGATGCAGAAAATCCTGCTAGGGCCTTTGGTCGGAAGAATGTCAGCCTCAACAAAAGCCGACGATA TTGAAGAAATGCTCAGCGCTGAGCTGCAATACTTCTACGAAACACTTAATATCG ATGTATTGAACAAAAATGGTATGCTTCTGCTTGAGC ctaCGGAAAAAACAGTTG aCGAGTATATAAAGAGAAAGAGTCAAGATGAATTGGTGAATGTGACAGGAAATG gtgataaaatcaaaaatatactagatCTATCCGGCGATCACCTAGAAATCCCACAAAACACAG ATCCGAGGAAATGTTTGTGTATCAATTGGAAGAATGCCC TAATTTATCTGGAAGATACATTCCACGCAGAAATAGATCGTAACTTGGAAG AATTGACAAGGCAGGCCGAGATGGAACTGA AAAAGGCGGGCGAATCTGTGACTGGCCAATCAACATTGACTTCGCGCATGGAAAATATGCTTAAAGAGGCCATCTGGGTTGTGAATGGATGTGCAACCG AATTGTTAAAGGCACGGAAAATCCATCATTTAAAAT ACACCAAATCGTATATAG AGGAACATGCTCGGAATGCCATTGGCGAAGCCATCGAAATTAATAAAG CTCGAATGAGGACTTTGCTTTTCGGTTACGTGCATCAGAACTGTG ataaaaactttactttttctGCTGAGAATGCAA GTTCATATATCCGACAGAGGCTTCAAAGTCACACTG AGGCTCTTATTAAACAGATCGACGAAGAAAATATCGGAG CTGATGAAAGCCTCGTCATCATTACAAAGCAAA TTACAAGCATTTGCGAAAAAGAAATCGATGATTTGAAGAGCAAACCAGTGG acGAGatgaaaaaaacgaaaatcgtTCACAAAAAATTACTCTGA
- the LOC141908058 gene encoding uncharacterized protein LOC141908058 isoform X3, whose translation MRGKKLKPVDGMDSKWIAVIVYFFTMMATIFCFFVTTFCGRWRRKGQIADRSSFRDVRNDVWYRFYDKEFLSIEKKVKQWARKNDIHKSDLPDHDFNIPLKFWKVRPLVTEIAMQKILLGPLVGRMSASTKADDIEEMLSAELQYFYETLNIDVLNKNGMLLLEPTEKTVDEYIKRKSQDELVNVTGNGDKIKNILDLSGDHLEIPQNTDPRKCLCINWKNALIYLEDTFHAEIDRNLEELTRQAEMELKKAGESVTGQSTLTSRMENMLKEAIWVVNGCATELLKARKIHHLKYTKSYIEEHARNAIGEAIEINKARMRTLLFGYVHQNCDKNFTFSAENASSYIRQRLQSHTEALIKQIDEENIGADESLVIITKQITSICEKEIDDLKSKPVDEMKKTKIVHKKLL comes from the exons ATGCGAGGAAAAAAGCTTAAACCGGTTGACG GGATGGATTCCAAATGGATTGCTGTTATTGTATACTTTTTTACCATGATGGCAACGATATTTTGCTTTTTCGTGACCACTTTCTGTGGTCGATGGCGACGAAAAGGTCAAATCG caGACCGGTCGTCATTTAGGGACGTACGTAATGATGTTTGGTATCGGTTTTACGATAAAG aattcctatcaattgaaaaaaaggTAAAACAGTGGGCACGTAAGAATGACATTCACAAGTCGGATCTACCTG atcatgattttaatatTCCGCTCAAATTCTGGAAAGTGAGGCCTCTCGTTACAGAAATTG CGATGCAGAAAATCCTGCTAGGGCCTTTGGTCGGAAGAATGTCAGCCTCAACAAAAGCCGACGATA TTGAAGAAATGCTCAGCGCTGAGCTGCAATACTTCTACGAAACACTTAATATCG ATGTATTGAACAAAAATGGTATGCTTCTGCTTGAGC ctaCGGAAAAAACAGTTG aCGAGTATATAAAGAGAAAGAGTCAAGATGAATTGGTGAATGTGACAGGAAATG gtgataaaatcaaaaatatactagatCTATCCGGCGATCACCTAGAAATCCCACAAAACACAG ATCCGAGGAAATGTTTGTGTATCAATTGGAAGAATGCCC TAATTTATCTGGAAGATACATTCCACGCAGAAATAGATCGTAACTTGGAAG AATTGACAAGGCAGGCCGAGATGGAACTGA AAAAGGCGGGCGAATCTGTGACTGGCCAATCAACATTGACTTCGCGCATGGAAAATATGCTTAAAGAGGCCATCTGGGTTGTGAATGGATGTGCAACCG AATTGTTAAAGGCACGGAAAATCCATCATTTAAAAT ACACCAAATCGTATATAG AGGAACATGCTCGGAATGCCATTGGCGAAGCCATCGAAATTAATAAAG CTCGAATGAGGACTTTGCTTTTCGGTTACGTGCATCAGAACTGTG ataaaaactttactttttctGCTGAGAATGCAA GTTCATATATCCGACAGAGGCTTCAAAGTCACACTG AGGCTCTTATTAAACAGATCGACGAAGAAAATATCGGAG CTGATGAAAGCCTCGTCATCATTACAAAGCAAA TTACAAGCATTTGCGAAAAAGAAATCGATGATTTGAAGAGCAAACCAGTGG acGAGatgaaaaaaacgaaaatcgtTCACAAAAAATTACTCTGA
- the LOC141908058 gene encoding uncharacterized protein LOC141908058 isoform X4: MRGKKLKPVDGMDSKWIAVIVYFFTMMATIFCFFVTTFCGRWRRKGQIDRSSFRDVRNDVWYRFYDKEFLSIEKKVKQWARKNDIHKSDLPDHDFNIPLKFWKVRPLVTEIAMQKILLGPLVGRMSASTKADDIEEMLSAELQYFYETLNIDVLNKNGMLLLEPTEKTVDEYIKRKSQDELVNVTGNGDKIKNILDLSGDHLEIPQNTDPRKCLCINWKNALIYLEDTFHAEIDRNLEELTRQAEMELKKAGESVTGQSTLTSRMENMLKEAIWVVNGCATELLKARKIHHLKYTKSYIEEHARNAIGEAIEINKARMRTLLFGYVHQNCDKNFTFSAENASSYIRQRLQSHTEALIKQIDEENIGADESLVIITKQITSICEKEIDDLKSKPVDEMKKTKIVHKKLL; encoded by the exons ATGCGAGGAAAAAAGCTTAAACCGGTTGACG GGATGGATTCCAAATGGATTGCTGTTATTGTATACTTTTTTACCATGATGGCAACGATATTTTGCTTTTTCGTGACCACTTTCTGTGGTCGATGGCGACGAAAAGGTCAAATCG ACCGGTCGTCATTTAGGGACGTACGTAATGATGTTTGGTATCGGTTTTACGATAAAG aattcctatcaattgaaaaaaaggTAAAACAGTGGGCACGTAAGAATGACATTCACAAGTCGGATCTACCTG atcatgattttaatatTCCGCTCAAATTCTGGAAAGTGAGGCCTCTCGTTACAGAAATTG CGATGCAGAAAATCCTGCTAGGGCCTTTGGTCGGAAGAATGTCAGCCTCAACAAAAGCCGACGATA TTGAAGAAATGCTCAGCGCTGAGCTGCAATACTTCTACGAAACACTTAATATCG ATGTATTGAACAAAAATGGTATGCTTCTGCTTGAGC ctaCGGAAAAAACAGTTG aCGAGTATATAAAGAGAAAGAGTCAAGATGAATTGGTGAATGTGACAGGAAATG gtgataaaatcaaaaatatactagatCTATCCGGCGATCACCTAGAAATCCCACAAAACACAG ATCCGAGGAAATGTTTGTGTATCAATTGGAAGAATGCCC TAATTTATCTGGAAGATACATTCCACGCAGAAATAGATCGTAACTTGGAAG AATTGACAAGGCAGGCCGAGATGGAACTGA AAAAGGCGGGCGAATCTGTGACTGGCCAATCAACATTGACTTCGCGCATGGAAAATATGCTTAAAGAGGCCATCTGGGTTGTGAATGGATGTGCAACCG AATTGTTAAAGGCACGGAAAATCCATCATTTAAAAT ACACCAAATCGTATATAG AGGAACATGCTCGGAATGCCATTGGCGAAGCCATCGAAATTAATAAAG CTCGAATGAGGACTTTGCTTTTCGGTTACGTGCATCAGAACTGTG ataaaaactttactttttctGCTGAGAATGCAA GTTCATATATCCGACAGAGGCTTCAAAGTCACACTG AGGCTCTTATTAAACAGATCGACGAAGAAAATATCGGAG CTGATGAAAGCCTCGTCATCATTACAAAGCAAA TTACAAGCATTTGCGAAAAAGAAATCGATGATTTGAAGAGCAAACCAGTGG acGAGatgaaaaaaacgaaaatcgtTCACAAAAAATTACTCTGA
- the LOC141908058 gene encoding uncharacterized protein LOC141908058 isoform X2: MRGKKLKPVDGMDSKWIAVIVYFFTMMATIFCFFVTTFCGRWRRKGQIGHDINHSEKYRSSFRDVRNDVWYRFYDKEFLSIEKKVKQWARKNDIHKSDLPDHDFNIPLKFWKVRPLVTEIAMQKILLGPLVGRMSASTKADDIEEMLSAELQYFYETLNIDVLNKNGMLLLEPTEKTVDEYIKRKSQDELVNVTGNGDKIKNILDLSGDHLEIPQNTDPRKCLCINWKNALIYLEDTFHAEIDRNLEELTRQAEMELKKAGESVTGQSTLTSRMENMLKEAIWVVNGCATELLKARKIHHLKYTKSYIEEHARNAIGEAIEINKARMRTLLFGYVHQNCDKNFTFSAENASSYIRQRLQSHTEALIKQIDEENIGADESLVIITKQITSICEKEIDDLKSKPVDEMKKTKIVHKKLL; the protein is encoded by the exons ATGCGAGGAAAAAAGCTTAAACCGGTTGACG GGATGGATTCCAAATGGATTGCTGTTATTGTATACTTTTTTACCATGATGGCAACGATATTTTGCTTTTTCGTGACCACTTTCTGTGGTCGATGGCGACGAAAAGGTCAAATCG GTCATGACATTAATCACAGCGAAAAAT ACCGGTCGTCATTTAGGGACGTACGTAATGATGTTTGGTATCGGTTTTACGATAAAG aattcctatcaattgaaaaaaaggTAAAACAGTGGGCACGTAAGAATGACATTCACAAGTCGGATCTACCTG atcatgattttaatatTCCGCTCAAATTCTGGAAAGTGAGGCCTCTCGTTACAGAAATTG CGATGCAGAAAATCCTGCTAGGGCCTTTGGTCGGAAGAATGTCAGCCTCAACAAAAGCCGACGATA TTGAAGAAATGCTCAGCGCTGAGCTGCAATACTTCTACGAAACACTTAATATCG ATGTATTGAACAAAAATGGTATGCTTCTGCTTGAGC ctaCGGAAAAAACAGTTG aCGAGTATATAAAGAGAAAGAGTCAAGATGAATTGGTGAATGTGACAGGAAATG gtgataaaatcaaaaatatactagatCTATCCGGCGATCACCTAGAAATCCCACAAAACACAG ATCCGAGGAAATGTTTGTGTATCAATTGGAAGAATGCCC TAATTTATCTGGAAGATACATTCCACGCAGAAATAGATCGTAACTTGGAAG AATTGACAAGGCAGGCCGAGATGGAACTGA AAAAGGCGGGCGAATCTGTGACTGGCCAATCAACATTGACTTCGCGCATGGAAAATATGCTTAAAGAGGCCATCTGGGTTGTGAATGGATGTGCAACCG AATTGTTAAAGGCACGGAAAATCCATCATTTAAAAT ACACCAAATCGTATATAG AGGAACATGCTCGGAATGCCATTGGCGAAGCCATCGAAATTAATAAAG CTCGAATGAGGACTTTGCTTTTCGGTTACGTGCATCAGAACTGTG ataaaaactttactttttctGCTGAGAATGCAA GTTCATATATCCGACAGAGGCTTCAAAGTCACACTG AGGCTCTTATTAAACAGATCGACGAAGAAAATATCGGAG CTGATGAAAGCCTCGTCATCATTACAAAGCAAA TTACAAGCATTTGCGAAAAAGAAATCGATGATTTGAAGAGCAAACCAGTGG acGAGatgaaaaaaacgaaaatcgtTCACAAAAAATTACTCTGA